The following proteins are encoded in a genomic region of Vibrio tasmaniensis:
- a CDS encoding ABC transporter substrate-binding protein → MKTMKSKLAVALMAAGLSFSAAAADITVGYAADPVSLDPHEQLSGGTLQMSHMVFDPLVRFTQEMDFEGRLASSWERVDDTTFRFNLREGVKFHSGNELTADDVVWTFERLQASPDFKSIFTPYEKMVKVDDYTVELVSKAAYPLVLQTATYIFPMDSKFYSGQTAEGNDKSELVKHGNSFASTNVSGTGPFIVTQREQGVKVTFERFNDYWDTETEGNVDKLTLVPIKEDATRVAALLSGDVDMIHPVAPNDHKRVKKAKNIDLVTLPGTRIITFQMNQNSNEALKDVRVRQAIVHAINNEGIVKKIMKGFATAAGQQSPTGYAGHNEDLVPRYDLKKAKELMKEAGYEDGFTLTMAAPNNRYVNDAKVAQASAAMLSKIGIKVDLKTMPKAQYWPEFDLCSADMMMIGWHSDTEDSANFNEFLTMTRNEETGRGQYNCSGYSNPEMDAIVEASNTETDPVKRSKMLKGVEATLYNDAVFVPLHWQSEAWGAKSNVGAADVVNPMVMPYFGDLVVK, encoded by the coding sequence ATGAAAACCATGAAAAGCAAATTAGCAGTAGCTTTAATGGCAGCTGGCCTAAGCTTTAGTGCAGCAGCAGCAGATATTACCGTTGGCTACGCAGCTGACCCGGTATCACTTGACCCGCACGAGCAGCTGTCTGGTGGCACACTGCAAATGTCTCACATGGTGTTTGACCCTCTAGTACGTTTCACTCAAGAGATGGATTTTGAAGGCCGCCTAGCATCTAGCTGGGAGCGTGTTGATGATACGACTTTCCGTTTTAACCTACGTGAAGGTGTGAAATTCCACTCTGGTAACGAACTGACTGCTGATGATGTTGTGTGGACTTTTGAACGTCTACAAGCTTCTCCAGACTTTAAGTCTATCTTCACGCCATACGAAAAAATGGTAAAAGTGGATGACTACACAGTTGAGCTAGTATCAAAAGCGGCTTACCCACTAGTACTACAAACAGCAACTTACATCTTCCCAATGGACAGCAAGTTCTACTCTGGTCAAACAGCGGAAGGTAATGACAAATCTGAGCTAGTTAAGCACGGTAACTCGTTTGCTTCGACTAACGTTTCTGGTACTGGTCCATTTATCGTAACGCAGCGTGAGCAAGGCGTTAAAGTAACGTTCGAGCGTTTCAACGATTACTGGGACACAGAAACTGAAGGCAACGTAGACAAGCTAACACTTGTGCCAATCAAAGAAGATGCAACGCGTGTAGCAGCACTTCTTTCTGGCGACGTTGATATGATTCACCCTGTTGCGCCAAACGATCACAAGCGTGTTAAAAAAGCGAAGAACATCGATCTAGTCACGCTACCTGGTACTCGTATCATTACGTTCCAAATGAATCAAAACAGCAACGAAGCACTGAAAGATGTGCGCGTTCGTCAAGCAATCGTTCATGCGATTAACAATGAAGGTATTGTTAAGAAAATCATGAAAGGTTTCGCGACAGCTGCTGGTCAGCAAAGCCCAACAGGCTACGCGGGTCACAACGAAGATCTAGTTCCTCGTTACGATCTGAAAAAAGCGAAAGAGCTGATGAAAGAAGCGGGCTACGAAGATGGCTTTACACTAACTATGGCAGCGCCTAATAACCGTTACGTGAACGATGCGAAAGTAGCGCAAGCGTCTGCGGCAATGCTGTCTAAGATTGGTATCAAAGTTGATCTTAAAACAATGCCTAAAGCACAGTACTGGCCTGAATTTGACCTATGTTCAGCAGACATGATGATGATCGGCTGGCACTCAGATACAGAAGATTCAGCTAACTTCAACGAGTTCCTAACAATGACTCGTAACGAAGAGACTGGCCGTGGTCAATACAACTGTTCTGGCTACTCAAACCCAGAAATGGATGCGATTGTAGAAGCTTCTAACACTGAAACTGACCCAGTTAAGCGTTCTAAGATGTTGAAAGGCGTTGAAGCAACACTTTACAACGACGCAGTATTCGTACCTCTACACTGGCAAAGTGAAGCGTGGGGCGCGAAATCTAACGTAGGTGCAGCAGACGTAGTAAACCCAATGGTTATGCCTTACTTCGGCGACCTAGTTGTAAAATAA
- a CDS encoding SPOR domain-containing protein: MKLTMNVVCRAVVRNYRMGLIAASLLVSSQVNAESVLCDATQASTNQLPQLEQSCPIGKGVWGSKAPKHHSDNELFWVQCGLLNKPLSLSKAKPLYEKISTNVWMKPEGGDYRCLIGPYSTFSDARKDLAQVRKVSGYGEAFIRMVDKSKTSSSQPVVTKAMKSKTAEPKTVKHQAPVKAKVAAKPAPKPIAAAQKAAVASAAAIQAFPSHGANSDNDLNIEIRMTASVAGSKYAIPYLLGDEQQFYMEQGKPWSRLDYDSAELVCDKINMTLLSEKQWQSLLGSKVMENQNWPMHLPYWGADKKGLFTNGNVNQLKGSSLLNVMCVK, translated from the coding sequence ATGAAGTTGACAATGAATGTTGTATGTCGTGCTGTGGTTAGAAATTATCGTATGGGGCTTATTGCTGCATCCCTGTTGGTATCAAGCCAAGTTAATGCCGAATCGGTTCTATGCGATGCGACTCAGGCAAGCACCAATCAGTTACCACAGCTAGAACAATCATGTCCGATTGGTAAAGGTGTTTGGGGCAGTAAAGCGCCTAAACATCATTCAGATAATGAGCTGTTTTGGGTTCAATGTGGTTTGTTGAATAAGCCTTTGTCACTGAGCAAAGCAAAGCCATTGTATGAGAAGATTTCAACTAACGTATGGATGAAGCCCGAAGGTGGAGACTATCGCTGCCTAATTGGCCCTTATTCTACTTTTTCTGATGCGAGAAAAGACTTAGCTCAGGTACGTAAGGTTTCTGGGTATGGCGAAGCATTTATTCGTATGGTTGATAAATCGAAGACTTCTTCTTCGCAACCGGTCGTGACCAAAGCAATGAAGTCAAAAACGGCAGAGCCAAAAACGGTTAAGCATCAAGCCCCAGTTAAGGCTAAAGTAGCAGCGAAACCAGCGCCGAAGCCGATAGCTGCTGCTCAAAAAGCGGCAGTCGCGAGTGCTGCTGCCATTCAAGCTTTCCCTAGTCATGGTGCAAATTCAGACAATGATCTGAACATTGAAATACGCATGACAGCGAGTGTTGCGGGTAGTAAATATGCGATTCCTTATCTTTTAGGTGATGAACAACAGTTTTATATGGAGCAAGGGAAACCTTGGAGCCGACTCGATTACGACAGTGCCGAATTAGTATGTGATAAGATTAATATGACGCTGTTGAGTGAAAAGCAGTGGCAAAGTCTCTTAGGGTCGAAGGTCATGGAAAATCAGAACTGGCCAATGCATCTACCTTATTGGGGAGCGGATAAAAAAGGCCTGTTTACTAACGGTAACGTAAACCAGCTTAAAGGCTCCTCACTACTTAATGTGATGTGTGTGAAATAA
- the asnC gene encoding transcriptional regulator AsnC, producing the protein MSTTTARLDDLDRAILKTLMEDARTPYAEMAKKFDVSPATIHVRIEKMRSADIIERTEVVVNTKKLGYDVCCFIGINLNAARDYHSAIAKLNALDEVVEAYYTTGAYNIFVKLMCKSIEELQFVLIDKLQAIDEVQSTETLISLQNPINRNVNP; encoded by the coding sequence ATGTCCACAACTACAGCTCGTCTGGATGATCTAGACCGTGCCATTCTCAAAACCTTGATGGAAGATGCGCGCACACCTTATGCTGAAATGGCAAAGAAATTTGATGTCAGCCCCGCGACGATTCACGTTCGTATCGAAAAAATGAGATCGGCAGACATCATTGAGCGAACCGAGGTTGTGGTAAACACCAAGAAGCTTGGTTACGACGTGTGTTGTTTTATTGGTATCAACCTCAATGCAGCCCGCGACTACCATTCAGCCATTGCAAAACTGAACGCCTTAGACGAAGTTGTTGAGGCTTACTACACCACTGGCGCCTACAACATCTTCGTTAAGTTGATGTGTAAATCGATAGAAGAGTTACAGTTCGTGCTAATTGATAAATTGCAGGCGATCGACGAGGTTCAATCAACTGAGACTTTGATTTCACTGCAAAACCCTATCAACCGCAACGTGAACCCATAA
- a CDS encoding ABC transporter permease encodes MEQTSTVPSRWERFKQSDIVYYFLRDKVAMVSFAIFSIFLVMALAAPILAPTDPYDVTSIDIMDSELPPSWMEDGEERFLLGTDEQGRDILSTMLYGSRLSLTIGFLAVGLQLTLGIIIGLSAGYFGGRIDSFLMRFADVQLSFSTMMVAIIVSAIFKASFGSDFYAQYAVVMLVVIIGIAEWPQYARTIRASVLAEKKKEYVEAARVMGFRAPRIMFRHILPNCLSPILVISTVQVANAIMSEAALSFLGLGLPVDQPSLGALISTGFNYIFSGAWWITAFPGVLLVTLVLVINLLGDWLRDVFNPKIYKG; translated from the coding sequence ATGGAACAGACATCGACAGTGCCGTCTCGCTGGGAACGTTTTAAGCAATCAGACATTGTGTATTACTTCTTACGCGACAAAGTGGCAATGGTGAGTTTCGCCATTTTCTCAATCTTCTTAGTGATGGCACTAGCAGCACCTATTCTAGCGCCAACAGACCCGTACGACGTGACATCGATTGATATCATGGATTCAGAGCTGCCACCATCATGGATGGAAGACGGCGAAGAACGTTTCTTGCTCGGAACGGATGAGCAAGGCCGTGATATTTTATCGACTATGCTTTACGGTTCGCGCTTATCTTTGACCATTGGTTTCTTGGCGGTAGGTCTACAACTGACGCTTGGTATTATCATTGGCTTGTCTGCGGGTTACTTCGGTGGCCGTATTGATAGCTTCTTGATGCGCTTCGCTGATGTTCAGCTTTCATTCTCAACCATGATGGTTGCGATCATTGTCTCGGCCATCTTTAAGGCAAGTTTCGGTAGTGATTTCTATGCACAATACGCTGTGGTGATGCTGGTGGTGATCATTGGTATCGCAGAATGGCCGCAGTATGCGCGTACTATTCGTGCATCAGTATTAGCAGAGAAGAAGAAAGAGTACGTAGAAGCGGCACGTGTGATGGGTTTTAGAGCTCCTCGTATCATGTTCCGTCATATTCTGCCTAACTGTTTATCACCGATTTTGGTTATCTCTACAGTACAGGTGGCAAATGCCATCATGTCAGAAGCGGCACTTTCTTTCCTAGGTTTAGGCCTTCCAGTCGACCAACCGTCACTGGGTGCTCTGATTAGTACTGGTTTTAACTACATCTTCTCAGGAGCATGGTGGATCACTGCATTCCCAGGTGTGCTTTTGGTGACATTGGTTCTAGTTATCAACCTACTAGGCGACTGGTTACGTGACGTGTTTAACCCGAAAATCTATAAAGGGTGA
- a CDS encoding ABC transporter permease, with protein MVTFLVKRLFQALIVMFVISLVAFAIQDNLGDPLRELVGQSVSEAERQALRDELGLNDPFVTKYSRFVGAALQGDLGTSYFFKRPAVDVILDKLVATLELVFGASLIIVCMSIPLGVYSAIHPKSFFTKLIMAGSSVGISVPVFLTAIMLMYVFSIELGWLPSFGRGDTANWFGWESGFLTLDGLAHLVLPSIALASIMLPLFIRLVRSEMLEVLSSEYIKFGKAKGLALNKIYYQHALKNTMLPVLTVGGVQIGTMVAYTILTETVFQWPGTGFLFLEAINRVDTPLITAYVIFVGLIFVVTNTIVDLLYGVINPTVNITGKGA; from the coding sequence ATGGTTACGTTTCTGGTCAAGCGCCTGTTTCAGGCACTGATAGTGATGTTTGTGATCAGTTTGGTGGCGTTTGCCATTCAGGATAACCTGGGCGACCCGTTACGTGAGTTAGTCGGTCAATCTGTTTCAGAGGCGGAGCGTCAAGCGCTACGCGATGAACTCGGCTTAAATGATCCCTTCGTTACAAAATACTCTCGCTTTGTAGGCGCAGCTCTACAGGGTGATCTTGGTACTTCATACTTCTTTAAGCGACCTGCAGTTGATGTGATTCTAGATAAACTAGTGGCAACTCTGGAGCTGGTATTTGGTGCTTCTTTAATTATTGTTTGTATGTCGATCCCACTCGGCGTTTACTCTGCGATTCACCCTAAAAGCTTTTTTACCAAATTGATTATGGCAGGAAGTAGTGTCGGTATCTCGGTGCCTGTTTTCTTAACTGCAATCATGCTGATGTATGTGTTCTCTATTGAGCTCGGTTGGCTGCCATCATTCGGACGAGGTGATACGGCCAACTGGTTTGGTTGGGAGTCAGGCTTCTTAACGCTAGATGGCCTTGCACACTTAGTACTGCCGAGTATTGCTCTGGCATCTATCATGCTGCCGCTGTTCATTCGTCTAGTGCGTTCTGAAATGCTAGAAGTTCTAAGTTCTGAATACATTAAGTTCGGTAAAGCGAAAGGCCTAGCGCTAAACAAAATCTATTACCAACACGCATTGAAAAACACCATGCTACCGGTTCTTACTGTTGGTGGTGTTCAGATTGGTACTATGGTGGCATACACCATTCTTACTGAAACGGTTTTCCAGTGGCCAGGTACAGGTTTCTTATTTTTGGAAGCGATTAACCGAGTGGATACTCCACTGATTACCGCATACGTTATTTTTGTTGGTCTTATTTTCGTAGTGACTAACACGATTGTTGATTTGCTTTACGGTGTTATCAACCCAACCGTTAACATCACAGGGAAAGGAGCATAA
- a CDS encoding 23S rRNA (adenine(2030)-N(6))-methyltransferase RlmJ, which produces MLSYRHSFHAGNHADVVKHIVQSLILNSLKQKDKPFVYHDTHSGVGRYDLTHEWSEKTGEYKQGIARVWAQTELPNDIQSYLESISTLNNGEKLRFYPGSPRVARAHLRDQDRMVLTELHPADHPLLEQEFHRDRQVSIYKEDGFKRLKGSLPPKERRGLVLIDPPYELAKEYRDVVTAIAQSHKRWATGIYAIWYPVVNRCDIEDMIEGLEGLGINKILQIELGVSPDTNERGMTASGMIVINPPWKLESQMNEILPFLKEAIAPATGHFKVEWIVPE; this is translated from the coding sequence TTGTTAAGTTATCGCCACAGCTTCCACGCGGGCAACCATGCCGACGTAGTAAAGCATATCGTACAGAGCCTTATTCTTAATTCTTTGAAACAAAAGGATAAGCCTTTTGTTTATCATGACACTCACTCTGGTGTAGGTCGTTACGACTTAACGCATGAATGGTCTGAAAAAACCGGCGAATACAAACAAGGTATTGCACGCGTCTGGGCACAAACAGAACTTCCTAATGACATTCAAAGCTACCTTGAGTCTATCTCAACACTCAACAATGGCGAGAAACTGCGTTTCTACCCAGGTTCACCACGTGTTGCACGCGCACACCTACGTGACCAAGACCGCATGGTATTAACCGAGCTTCACCCAGCCGATCACCCACTGCTTGAGCAAGAGTTCCACCGCGATCGTCAGGTATCTATCTATAAAGAAGATGGTTTTAAGCGCTTGAAGGGTAGCCTGCCACCAAAAGAACGTCGTGGTTTAGTACTGATCGACCCGCCTTACGAGCTTGCAAAAGAGTATCGTGATGTTGTGACTGCTATTGCTCAGAGTCATAAACGCTGGGCAACTGGTATCTACGCAATTTGGTACCCAGTGGTAAACCGCTGTGATATCGAAGACATGATTGAAGGACTTGAAGGCCTAGGCATTAACAAGATTCTACAAATCGAACTTGGCGTATCACCAGACACTAATGAGCGTGGCATGACAGCATCAGGCATGATTGTTATCAACCCGCCTTGGAAGCTAGAAAGCCAAATGAACGAAATTCTTCCATTCTTGAAGGAAGCAATTGCGCCGGCGACCGGTCACTTCAAAGTAGAGTGGATCGTACCCGAGTAA
- the prlC gene encoding oligopeptidase A — MSNPLLTFTDLPPFSQIKPEHVKPAVEQVIEECRNKIEQVLEGNTSPSWDNLVAPIEEVDDRLGRIWSPVSHMNSVMNSDELRDAYESCLPVLSEYGTWVGQHKGLFEAYKAIKASEAFPALDQAQQKTITDALRDFELSGIGLPADEQHRYGEISKRQSELGSQFSNNVLDATMGWSKQVTDVTELAGMPESALAAAQAAAEAKEQEGYLLTLDIPSYLPVMTYCDNQALRKELYEAYVTRASDRGPNAGKWDNTEIITEQLKLRHEIARMLGFSTYSEKSLSTKMAETPDQVLGFLNDLAVKAKPQGEREVEELRQFAEKEFGVSELNLWDIAYYSEKQKQNLFEISDEELRPYFPESNAVSGLFEVLNRVFGMSVTEREGVDTWHDSVRFFDIFDATGTLRGSFYLDLYAREHKRGGAWMDDCRGRRITQSGELQTPVAYLTCNFNKPVGDKPALFTHDEVVTLFHEFGHGIHHMLTQVEAGAVAGINGVPWDAVELPSQFLENWCWEEEALSFISGHFETGEALPKEMLEKMLAAKNFQSAMFILRQLELGLFDFTLHTEYDPEVGARVLETLADVKSKVSVLPSLDWNRFSHSFGHIFAGGYSAGYYSYLWAEVLSADAFSAFEEEGIFNTETGNRFLNNILEMGGSEEPMELFKRFRGREPQIDAMLRHAGIQA; from the coding sequence ATGTCTAATCCGCTATTAACCTTCACGGACTTACCTCCGTTTTCACAAATCAAACCTGAGCACGTTAAGCCAGCGGTTGAGCAAGTGATTGAAGAGTGTCGCAACAAGATAGAACAAGTACTTGAAGGTAATACTTCACCAAGCTGGGACAACCTTGTTGCTCCGATTGAAGAAGTGGATGATCGTTTAGGCCGTATTTGGTCACCAGTAAGCCATATGAATTCTGTGATGAACAGCGATGAGCTGCGTGACGCTTATGAGAGCTGTCTGCCTGTGCTTTCTGAGTACGGCACTTGGGTGGGGCAACACAAAGGTTTGTTTGAAGCGTATAAAGCGATCAAGGCGAGTGAAGCATTCCCGGCATTAGACCAAGCTCAACAGAAAACCATTACTGACGCACTGCGTGATTTCGAGTTGTCAGGTATTGGTTTACCTGCAGACGAGCAGCACCGTTACGGCGAGATCAGTAAGCGCCAATCTGAGCTGGGCTCTCAATTCTCAAACAACGTACTTGATGCAACCATGGGTTGGAGCAAGCAGGTAACAGACGTGACTGAACTGGCCGGTATGCCTGAATCGGCATTGGCAGCAGCACAAGCGGCGGCGGAAGCTAAAGAGCAGGAAGGTTACCTACTGACTCTGGATATTCCTTCATACCTACCAGTGATGACCTACTGTGATAACCAAGCGCTACGTAAAGAGTTGTACGAAGCTTACGTAACACGCGCTTCGGATCGTGGTCCAAATGCCGGTAAATGGGACAACACTGAGATCATCACTGAACAGCTTAAGCTGCGTCACGAGATCGCACGCATGCTTGGCTTTAGCACTTACAGCGAGAAATCTCTGTCGACTAAGATGGCAGAAACGCCAGACCAAGTACTTGGTTTCCTTAACGACCTAGCAGTAAAAGCCAAACCACAAGGTGAGCGCGAAGTAGAAGAGCTACGTCAGTTTGCAGAGAAAGAGTTTGGTGTCTCTGAGCTAAATCTGTGGGACATCGCTTACTACAGCGAGAAACAAAAACAGAACCTGTTCGAGATCTCTGATGAAGAGCTTCGTCCATACTTCCCTGAGTCGAACGCAGTTTCTGGTCTGTTCGAAGTACTAAACCGTGTGTTTGGTATGTCTGTGACTGAGCGTGAAGGCGTGGATACATGGCATGATTCAGTGCGCTTCTTCGACATCTTTGATGCAACAGGAACATTGCGCGGTAGCTTCTACCTAGACCTATACGCACGTGAACACAAACGTGGCGGCGCTTGGATGGATGACTGTCGTGGTCGTCGTATTACTCAATCAGGCGAACTACAGACGCCGGTTGCTTACCTAACGTGTAACTTCAACAAGCCTGTTGGTGATAAACCAGCACTGTTTACTCACGATGAAGTGGTCACTTTGTTCCACGAATTTGGCCACGGTATCCACCACATGTTAACGCAAGTTGAAGCGGGCGCAGTCGCGGGTATCAACGGTGTGCCTTGGGATGCGGTTGAGCTACCAAGTCAGTTCCTAGAAAACTGGTGTTGGGAAGAAGAGGCATTGTCGTTTATCTCTGGTCACTTCGAAACGGGTGAAGCGCTACCAAAAGAGATGCTAGAGAAGATGCTAGCGGCGAAGAACTTCCAGTCTGCAATGTTTATCCTACGCCAGTTAGAGCTTGGTTTGTTCGACTTTACGTTGCACACAGAATACGACCCAGAAGTGGGTGCTCGCGTACTAGAAACGCTAGCCGACGTGAAGTCTAAGGTTTCTGTATTGCCAAGCCTTGACTGGAACCGCTTCTCACACAGCTTTGGTCACATCTTTGCTGGTGGCTACAGCGCAGGTTACTACAGCTACCTGTGGGCAGAAGTATTGTCTGCAGATGCGTTCTCAGCATTTGAAGAAGAGGGTATCTTCAACACTGAAACGGGCAATCGCTTCCTGAACAACATCCTTGAGATGGGTGGCAGTGAAGAGCCTATGGAGCTGTTCAAACGCTTCCGTGGTCGTGAGCCTCAAATCGATGCGATGCTTCGTCATGCGGGCATTCAAGCTTAG
- a CDS encoding DUF6482 family protein has protein sequence MNLLIESFEGGIYLAYQIIGEQKQLIKDDHQHPMKFLSVNQARDHFSDQGVSSAMLIHNSAYDEMCGEHCGNTQPFEIDLKWS, from the coding sequence ATGAATCTACTCATCGAATCATTTGAAGGCGGGATCTACCTGGCTTACCAAATCATTGGCGAGCAAAAGCAGTTAATCAAAGACGACCACCAGCACCCAATGAAGTTTTTGAGTGTTAACCAAGCCCGCGATCACTTCAGTGATCAAGGCGTATCGTCAGCAATGCTGATACACAACAGTGCATACGACGAGATGTGCGGTGAGCATTGTGGTAACACCCAACCGTTCGAGATTGATTTGAAGTGGAGTTAA
- a CDS encoding NADH:ubiquinone reductase (Na(+)-transporting) subunit B, with protein MSLKKRLEDVAPRFEAGGKYEKLYPVYEAFATIFYTPGNVNRGLTHVRDSIDLKRIMILVWLATFPAMFWGMYNVGHQSVSALTSTYQLNELTSVIESSWRLSWAFGDTQSLIVSSWGSQMLLGALYFLPVYATVFVVGGFWEVLFAVVRKHEVNEGFFVSSVLFALILPPTIPLWQAALGITFGIVVAKELFGGTGRNFLNPALAGRAFLYFAYPANMSGGLVWVAADGYSGATPLSQWYEGGSASLINNMTGEAITWMDAFIGNIPGSMGEVSSLLIMLTGLILIAMKIASWRIVAGVIIGLVVTSSLMNWIGSDTNSMFSMPFYWHFVLGGVAFGTFFMATDPVSAAFTNQSKWAYGILIGVMTVGIRVLNPAYPEGIMLAILFANLFAPLFDFVVKEQNIKRRQKRTLR; from the coding sequence ATGAGTTTGAAGAAACGATTAGAAGACGTAGCCCCGCGTTTTGAAGCCGGAGGTAAATACGAAAAGCTTTACCCTGTCTATGAGGCGTTTGCCACCATCTTTTATACGCCCGGCAACGTAAACCGAGGCTTGACCCATGTTCGAGATAGTATCGATCTCAAGCGAATTATGATTTTGGTGTGGCTAGCGACTTTCCCTGCTATGTTCTGGGGTATGTATAACGTCGGGCACCAAAGTGTCTCGGCACTAACATCCACTTATCAACTTAACGAACTTACCTCGGTTATCGAGAGTAGCTGGCGCTTGTCGTGGGCATTTGGTGATACGCAGTCATTGATAGTAAGTAGCTGGGGAAGTCAGATGCTGCTCGGGGCTCTCTACTTCTTACCCGTTTACGCGACAGTTTTCGTCGTCGGTGGTTTCTGGGAGGTGCTGTTTGCCGTTGTACGTAAGCATGAGGTCAACGAAGGATTTTTTGTTAGCTCGGTTCTCTTTGCCTTAATTCTTCCACCGACTATCCCGTTATGGCAAGCAGCGCTAGGTATCACCTTTGGTATCGTTGTCGCGAAAGAGCTGTTTGGTGGCACAGGGCGAAATTTCCTTAATCCAGCGCTTGCTGGTCGAGCCTTTCTCTATTTTGCCTATCCTGCCAATATGTCGGGAGGTTTAGTATGGGTGGCAGCCGATGGTTATTCTGGTGCAACACCTTTAAGCCAATGGTATGAAGGTGGTAGCGCGTCACTCATCAATAACATGACTGGCGAGGCGATCACTTGGATGGACGCCTTTATCGGTAATATTCCGGGTTCGATGGGCGAGGTTTCTTCATTGCTTATCATGTTGACGGGTCTGATTCTGATTGCCATGAAGATCGCCTCTTGGCGCATTGTTGCCGGTGTGATTATCGGTCTCGTCGTGACTTCGAGTTTGATGAACTGGATTGGCTCTGATACCAACTCGATGTTCTCGATGCCGTTCTACTGGCACTTTGTATTGGGCGGTGTTGCCTTTGGCACTTTCTTTATGGCAACCGACCCAGTTTCTGCCGCGTTTACTAATCAGAGTAAGTGGGCTTACGGGATTCTGATCGGTGTGATGACGGTCGGTATTCGAGTGCTCAACCCTGCTTATCCAGAGGGCATCATGTTGGCGATCTTGTTTGCTAACCTGTTTGCTCCGCTGTTCGACTTTGTAGTGAAAGAGCAGAACATCAAACGCAGGCAGAAACGAACATTACGCTGA
- the gorA gene encoding glutathione-disulfide reductase, with protein sequence MATHFDYICIGGGSGGIASANRAAMHGAKVALIEAQDLGGTCVNVGCVPKKVMWHGAQVAEAINLYSKDYGFDVDVKGFNWGKLVENRQAYIGRIHQSYDRVLGNNKINVIKGFAKFIDEKTVEVNGEHYTADHILIAVGGRPTIPNIPGAEHGIDSNGFFDLMEQPKRVAVIGAGYIAVEIAGVLSALGTETHLFCRKESPLRSFDPMIVETLVEVMEAEGPTLHTHSVPKEVVKEADGTLTLHLENGNTQNVDHLIWAIGRHPATDAINLASTGVATNDRGYIKVDEFQATNVPGIYCVGDIMEGGIELTPVAVKAGRQLSERLFNGQTNAKMDYTLVPTVVFSHPPIGTIGLTTQEAEEQYGKDNIKVYTSGFTAMYTAVTQHRQPCKMKLVCAGEEETVVGLHGIGFTVDEMIQGFGVAMKMGATKADFDSVVAIHPTGSEEFVTMR encoded by the coding sequence ATGGCGACTCATTTTGATTACATCTGTATCGGCGGCGGTTCAGGCGGCATCGCATCAGCTAACCGCGCAGCAATGCACGGTGCAAAAGTTGCACTTATCGAAGCTCAAGACCTTGGTGGTACTTGTGTAAACGTTGGTTGTGTTCCTAAAAAGGTTATGTGGCACGGTGCTCAAGTTGCTGAAGCGATCAACCTATATTCAAAAGACTACGGCTTCGACGTTGACGTAAAAGGCTTCAACTGGGGCAAACTGGTTGAAAACCGTCAAGCGTACATTGGTCGTATCCACCAATCTTACGATCGCGTTTTGGGTAACAACAAAATAAACGTAATCAAAGGCTTTGCTAAGTTTATTGATGAAAAAACCGTTGAAGTTAACGGTGAACACTACACTGCAGATCACATCCTGATCGCAGTAGGTGGTCGTCCAACCATTCCAAACATCCCTGGCGCAGAGCACGGTATCGACTCAAACGGTTTCTTCGACCTGATGGAGCAACCTAAACGTGTTGCTGTTATCGGCGCGGGCTACATCGCAGTAGAAATCGCAGGCGTACTAAGTGCACTTGGCACAGAAACACACCTGTTCTGTCGTAAAGAGTCACCACTTCGCAGCTTCGACCCAATGATTGTTGAAACACTGGTTGAAGTAATGGAAGCGGAAGGTCCAACACTTCACACGCACTCTGTTCCTAAAGAAGTAGTGAAAGAAGCAGATGGCACGCTGACTCTGCACCTAGAGAACGGCAACACTCAAAACGTTGACCACCTAATTTGGGCTATCGGCCGCCACCCAGCGACTGACGCTATCAACCTAGCATCAACGGGTGTTGCAACCAACGACCGTGGCTACATCAAAGTAGACGAGTTCCAAGCAACCAACGTTCCTGGTATCTACTGTGTAGGCGACATCATGGAAGGCGGTATCGAACTAACACCTGTTGCTGTTAAAGCCGGTCGTCAGCTTTCTGAGCGTCTATTCAACGGTCAAACAAACGCAAAGATGGACTACACGCTCGTTCCTACTGTTGTATTCAGCCACCCACCTATCGGCACTATTGGTCTAACGACTCAAGAAGCTGAAGAGCAATACGGCAAAGACAACATCAAGGTATACACGTCTGGTTTTACTGCAATGTACACTGCTGTCACTCAGCACCGTCAACCTTGTAAGATGAAGCTAGTGTGTGCTGGCGAAGAAGAGACAGTCGTCGGCCTACACGGCATCGGCTTCACGGTTGATGAAATGATTCAAGGCTTCGGCGTTGCAATGAAAATGGGCGCAACCAAAGCAGACTTCGACTCTGTTGTGGCTATTCACCCAACGGGCAGCGAAGAATTTGTCACTATGCGCTAA